The genomic region GTACCGCAAGCAGGTGGTGAAGCAGGCGGACCTGGTGCTGGCGATGCACCTCCGCGGTGACGCGTTCACCGCGGAGGAGAAAGCGCGCAACTTCGCTTACTACGAGGCGATCACGGTGCGCGACTCGTCGCTGTCGGCGGGCACGCAGGCCGTGCTGGCCGCCGAGGTCGGGCACCTGGACCTGGCGTTCGACTACCTGGTCGAGGCCGCGTTCACCGACCTGCACGACCTGCACGACAACGTCCACAACGGACTGCACATGGCCTCGCTGGCCGGTGCGTGGATGGCGCTGGTCGCCGGTTTCGGCGGCATGCGCGACCACGGCGGCGAGCTCACGTTCGCACCGCGGATGCCGAGCGCGCTGAGCCGGTTCTCGTTCCGGATGTCCTTCCAGGGCACCAGGATCGGGGTCGAGGTGACGGAGTCCGAGGCGACCTACCGGATTGTGGACGGCACCGAGCTGACGACGAAGCACCACGGCGAGCCGATCACGATCACCGCGGACGCCCCGGTGACGATGCCGCTTCCGCCGGCGCCGAAGCTGGAACGACCGAAGGGCCCGTACGGCCGGGAGCCGCGCAGGGCGGCTCCCGGCCAGCCGGGCACGGACCGCTAGGAAAGCAGGGAGACCTGGTAGTGCTTGATCAGGTCTCCCTGCACCAGCACGCTCAGGTTCACCGTGATCGTCGGCCGGTCGACGAACGAGAAGTCGACCGACAAATAGCCGAGCGTCAGATCTTCGGCCAACTGCCGCGTTTCCACCACCTTGTACTCCGCTTTCAACCCCAGGGGTTGAGAATCGTAGTACGCGGCAATCGCCTCACGGCCGACACCATAGGGCTTCAAGCCCTGGAAAATCGCGTCCTCGGTGAACAGCTCCGCCACGCGCTGAGGTTCGTGCGCGTCCACGGCGGTCTTCCACCGGTCCATGACGTCCTGGACACCCATGGTCAGTGCCCCGCGCTCTGGCCGCCGTCGACGTGCAGGACCTCGCCCGTGACGAACCCGGCCTGCTCCAGGAAGAGCACCGCCTCGACCACCTCGCCGATCTCGCCGATCCGCTTGACCGGGTGCAGCGAGGCCAGCGCCTCGTGGGTCTCCGGGGTGTGCATCGGCGTGCGGATGATGCCGAGCGCGATCGTGTTGAAGCGGATGTCGCGGGTGGCGTACTCGACCGCGAGCGACTTGGTGACGGCGTTCAGACCGCCCTTGGTCAGCGACGCGAGCGCGGACGGCACCGCGGACAACGCGTGGTCGACCAGCGCCGTCGACACGTTCACCACGTGCCCGCCGTTCGCCTCCATCGCGGCCACGGCGCTGCGCGTGATGTCGAAGAACCCGCGCAGGTTCGTGCCGAGCACGGTCTCGTAGTCCTCGTCGGTGTACTCGGTGAACGGCTTGGCCACGAAGATGCCCGCGTTGTTCACGAGCGTGTCGACCCGGCCGAACCGCGCGAGCGTCTCCTCGACCACCCGCGCACCCTCACCGGGCACCGAGAGGTCGGCGC from Lentzea guizhouensis harbors:
- a CDS encoding SgcJ/EcaC family oxidoreductase, which produces MGVQDVMDRWKTAVDAHEPQRVAELFTEDAIFQGLKPYGVGREAIAAYYDSQPLGLKAEYKVVETRQLAEDLTLGYLSVDFSFVDRPTITVNLSVLVQGDLIKHYQVSLLS
- a CDS encoding SDR family NAD(P)-dependent oxidoreductase, coding for MTGKVAVITGASQGIGAALVPAYRELGYSVVAVSRSVEASDDPGVLAVRADLSVPGEGARVVEETLARFGRVDTLVNNAGIFVAKPFTEYTDEDYETVLGTNLRGFFDITRSAVAAMEANGGHVVNVSTALVDHALSAVPSALASLTKGGLNAVTKSLAVEYATRDIRFNTIALGIIRTPMHTPETHEALASLHPVKRIGEIGEVVEAVLFLEQAGFVTGEVLHVDGGQSAGH